The segment GTCGGTAAAGGAACACAGAAGGAGGTGGAGTTCTTTCATTAGACGTTGAGCCTAAGAGGAGATTGTGTTTTCCTGTGGGATTGCATTCACGGAGTGGCAGTAACACTTGGTTACGTTGTTATAGTTCGATATGTTTCATTTGTTCTTGATACCCCCTTATATAAGGATAAATGTTTTGAGTTTGGTGGCagttatttgatattgcatgttggaattgattgaaattctCAGGATTTGGTTGACGGCAGATACAAAGAGGAGATCACAGCATTCATATGGAAGGATAGTAGTTTTGGCGTCTAGGAGAGTAAATGGCTCCGAAAGGATACGAGAATAGGTAGTTGGATCATAGTAACACATTCCTACATATTGTTTGGAAGATACAAGATTGTAGTTACTCCctgaggagatgagagaatagtaatatcaaaatattaaaagcaATCAAATTCCAATACCTCATCAAAAATGATACTGGTCGCACGATTTCATTTAATATAGGAGCACAACATTTTACCAGTAATAAAAGTAaggattttattgaaaatatgactattcctattcctaaTCAAAAAGTGTTCCCCATCAACACATTCTCTACCTTCATAAAAAGCATTGAGTGACGCTAATCTATTGTACAAACCATAACCCCTCCTGAACTCCATGCTTAGAAATCGATCCATATACACATCTATAGCTCATGCCCTTCTGATAGTAATCTTGCAATCATGACATATGTGAAAATCACTCCACCAACGATCCAGTATTTATGTGTCTGTAACCAACTTCTTCCCTCTCTGCCACCTTCTACCACAGCTCCCACAACAGCTTGACTACCCCCTGGTCTCCTCATTGCAATTCCGCTGCAGTCCCTTCCGTTCTCCTccccatctttcttttcctcatTTCCAGTCACAATATCGACACCTCTCTCTTTCATCCACTTCCAGTTCTCTTTATCCAACTCTTCCCATTCACTTCTAAATTTTGCGCCTCCGTCCCCGGCTTTAATATTGCCCTTCTGTGTTCCATCTTTCTTGTAACTTCCTCCACCGGTGCTATTCCACCATCTCGACCTACTCGCAGCCCATTTTCTTTCCGATTTAGTTGCGTTTACAGAACCCGTTGTCATTTCTTCACTTGTCATAAAACTTAATAGACCGATCAATATTGTGCTGACTTCCCACGCGGGATTGAAACTCTTAGGGTGGAAATCGCTGATCGAGAGACAAAGACGAGTGGAGGGTTGGAAACGCCCGGACGGCGTGTGCATTTTTATCGAGGGAGGCGCAAATGGATAATTGGGAGGGAACAGAAGGGTACCCCAGTATTGTCCACCATGATAGGGAGTGTCCGGGGGTCCGGTGAGGATATAATGCCATTCGAGGATATTGGATTCGGAGGGATGGGCTTCGATGTATGGAGGGGGATTTTCGGAGATGGTTTTATATTCACGGGTTAACTATATCAACATGTGTTAATCGTCAAGTAGATAAAGGCAAATTGCCATATACAAGTTGATTTACATACCCGTTTGTTGGCAGCTCGACTTGCCATTTTGTCGTCGCACTTGAAACTTTGAGGATACGCTGGCCTTGTTGCGCTGCGAATGACGATAAAGGACGTTCGGAGGTCCGGCGCAAGGTTCTTGAGTATGTCTGATGGATGATTTTCTTTGTCTGCGATAATAAATCCAATCGGAACCAAAATGTTGCTTTGAGTTGTcgataaatcaattagacTGTGCAAGTTGTACCTGTGTTGTTCGTAACAGAAGGTTCACATGGAATGCTTTGGGTTTTATATTAAGGATGATTCAATGATGCAGGAAGTGCAGTAGGCCTATTGTTAGTCTCACGCTTAGTCATCGACGGTGTTTCAACCAAAGCTTCCCCCGCTGTGTGAATGAGAACCGGAGAACCTGGACTAGTTCTGCGTAGACTTACAAGATATGACTTCGCCAAATGGGCCAAAGGGGGCTGTGAGTTTTGTTCCTACTGTTTGGACCATATCACGGTTAAGTTGCTAATGTATTCTGTTGTAGCTTGTCGAGAGTCTCCTAAAAACCGATCCCAAATCACAAGAAGAGCTAGAGAAAGCTATAGCAGAGAAGCATATGGGATATGCTCTAGAGGCTGCACAGAGAAATGGAGAGCTGGTTCGTACATGTAGTCTCTTCAGGAAATCATGATTTCATGGGCTCACGGAATAGATTGGCAATAATTCCACAAAACCGGTCACAATCTCCTCGATTAGACTCCTTGGCCCCTCACATACAAGAAGGTCATTCCTCGACGGAATATTCGACCCTTTGCTTAGTGCAAACAGAGATGCACCATACACACTGTCGGAGGCATTGCAGGAACTCAGTACGGCTACAAATAAACTTCGTCGACATGGTACGATACTCTCCATCGGGGTCTAATAAACATTATACTTATTCCGTCTTAGGCATTTTCCACGATGACATCTCGATGTTCATTGATAAACCTGACCCTGCCGAACCCTCTTCTACTCCTTccgatattgatatatacatTCGTGCACGAGAGCGAGGTGTTATTACATTGAAAACTGGCACTGATCTTGGCAATGCCGAAGGCTCAGCCTATGGAAATGCACAATGGCGTAACATATTCGGGGGTGCCGAAACCCTGAATTTCAACGCTGCTACCGGTACTCGAACTCGTTCTGCGTATCAAGCTACATTCGAGGCTCCAATTTTGAGTGATCCCGATAAAAGGGTAGCTGTGGATGTTTTATCGAGCGCGACTAGTAAGCCCTGGGCAAGTCATGAAGAAGTCCTCAAGGGCGGGGGTTTAAAATATAGTTGGGCTTCAGGCGGTGGCAGCACACATCAGATTGGATACAGTGGAGTGTGGAGACAAGTGACGGGCTTGGCTGGAAATGCGTCACCTACGGTTCGCAATGATGCAGGAGACACAGTCAAGAGCAGTATCTCACACACATGGCTTAAAGACGAGCGGAATCACCCTATACTGCCAAACCAAGGATATCTTGTAAAGTCTACATCTGAAATTGCAGGTTGGGGGCCTTTAAAGGGAGATGTGGGATTCTGGAAATCAGAAGTAGAATCCAGTGGGGCTGTCAAAGTTCCTGGAATCCCCGGCGCAAGCTTGACCGCTGGTATCAGAGCAGGAATGTTGTATCCGCTGGGCGTTGGATTCGGCACTGCAGCTAAGCCATCACGCATAAATGATAGATTTCAACTCGGGGGACCAACGGACGTTCGTGGATTTAAGATTGGTGGCCTTGGACCTCGAGACAGACAAGATGCAGTTGGAGGCGATGTCTACGCAGCTTCATCTATTAACCTTCTTCTCCCACTTCCTCGCCTCGATATTTCAACTCCACTGCGCCTCCAGTTATTCGCCAATGCCGGCCGTCTCCTCGCACTCAAAAGCTCAGAAACTAATACAAGTAAAAGCGTGTATGGCACAGTTGCAGAGATCGGCAGAGAGATTCCAAGCTTGGCGGTCGGAATAGGAATGGTGTATGCACACCCCGTGGCACGATTTGAATTAAATTTCGGTCTACCCATCGTTGTTAGAAAAGGCGAGGAAACCAGAAAGGGTCTCCAATTCGGAGTAGGCATCAACTTTCTATGATTTATGAAGTTTCGCGGAGTAGGAGTAGACGAGGCAGGGCATATACCATAAGAAGGCGAAAAGGGGGCTCAGGTTGTATAAATGTACAATATGCTGCATACCAATAGCTTTAGCCAGCTGACTGGATAGAAAATAGGAAGACAATCACGACTTTGGATCGGCTTACTgtgctttcttttgttgtGGGACCCCTAGAATGCTTGTGTCTTAACTGCGGTTCTGGGTGCTGCCACTGCCACGTCGCTTTGAAAGAAGATCTTTGACATTCATAATGAATAGTCGGACGCCGATCAAACAATTGGGATTTTACGAATATAAAGAGAAGCTTTCAACTCATCGATATTCTTTCGATCATTAGCATTTCTAAACATTGTTTTGAGGAACACCCACGTTCAAAAGCTCGAAGTTCACAGTGCCTTTTAAGAGTTTCAAACATACTCCATATTTGACGATGGCTCCAGTTGCGAAATTCGGCTCCGCTCTAGAGTCTTCCTCCTATCAAAGTCCCGATGGCGGATCTGCTTACGCACCTCTTCGCAAGAAAGTAATTGAGGAAGCCGTCGCAATGGGATACAACCCGGCAACCATGGTTGAATGTGGAGTGACTTGGTCCGATGATCATGATCCATTCCAGCACGTGAAGAACGCAGCTTACGTGCATTATGTGAACCAATGCGTATTTCGCGAATTCCAATCATTCGAACCGTATTTGGGCAAAGAGAAGTTTCAGGATATGTTGAAGGTCCGCGGCATTGGACCTGTCGTCAAGAACTACACGGCTAATTTTAAAAGGCCTGTGAAATTCCCGGATTCGGTATGAGTCTGTTGTGCGAGATAATGTTGGATTTGGGCTCACAAAACGAACTAGCTTATTATCGCGAATCGTATTACTGAGGTTTTTCCAGATCGTTACTTTGGTTTTGCCTCTGCCTGGTCTTTAAACCAGCAAGTTATTGTTGCGGATTTCAAAATATGTATAGTGTTTTTTGATTATGATCGAGGTGTACCAGCGAATCTTCTTGAAGCTAGTGGTACACATAGGGACCTATATGAAGCATTGAAGCGACGATCAGAAATGGAAGCGAAGATAGCTTCAAAGTGGGAGCAGGAGCATCCCAAGAGAACGAAAGCCATGCTGTAACTCAGCTTCAAAATAGAGAGATGGACCCCTGGGTGAATATGACAGCGTTCGGTCTAGACTAATGCAGCCCTCAAAATTGTATTCCACATAGGTTTTCGTCAATAGAGAGAAGGAAACAATGTTGGCACGCAAAATATTTCCAATGGCaaatttattgattcaaatCGATCGGACTGCAGCTCACAAATCAGCCTATGCCCTGACCGAATTCCACATAAAAGACGCATTCGAAGCCGTGGCATCCCATATTCGACTTATTATCACGCGCTGCTATTGGTCCCCGTTTTCCACATTTCCTCCGTCCACTAGATCTTGATTTGGACCTCAAAGCTCGGAAACCATCACCAATCGTCACGATTCGGCTGTGCCTCAAGAGCACCCTCGGCAGCGACTTCAGAGTTTGTCTCAATTCCTATTTCCACATgagatttttattgaaatagtGCTTAGTGGGTAGCTTACTGGGACTAATGGCCATAGCTATGGCCGTGCCAATAAGAGAAACGGCGAGGAGAAAAGTTTGGAGACgcatgatgaagaatggaTAAGTCGATTTTCAAGATTCGGCTGACGCTTCGAGGATGTATTTTGATTCTGTAAGATCTTCTTGACGAGAAAGAAAGGCTATGATTTTGGGCTTTAGCAAAGCATTTTACCTGGTAACTCTccagatatatatatattgaatatagcAATGACATGTAACTTTAAAAAGTGACATCTTCATTGTGTGTTTTGTTTGTACGCCGATCGACCATCTGAAAGTAGAAACTTGTATCCGTACTCTCACACCGATAGGGCTACGCCAAGGACATACAGATTCAATCTTAATCTCATTGCGCATTATTATTCGACAGCGAACGAGATATTAATGACGACGTGGTACAATTCAAGCACGCGCACCTATCTAGGCGCCATTGTTCATGCCAAATGTAAACTGTCGAGTGTCGCATCGATATATCGAAGCATGTGTATTTGTGCAGGGCTCCGGATATTATGTGGTAAAGATGCGATGAAGAATCTTTTGTGTGCAGTTGATATGTGTACGAAGAGACTTTGTATAACCGGTACAGTTCCGCCAGTTCAACCTTAACCAGCTCTTATCATCTGATACACCCCCCCCTCTGTATTTCGATCGTCTCCAAATCTTCTCTTTACATCTGATCCGTTCTTTCAGCATTAGTTATGATCCCTGATACGTTTGAAGATACTAGGGGATTGCTTTCTGAGGGGAAAAGCCATGGTGATGAGGGCAAAAACTGTCCTCATTGCGGAAATTTATCTCCCAAGTCAATACCTTCAGGGAGATTGCGATCAAGGACCGGGTTGATTATGATTTACGGCATTGTTGCAGCATTCACTCTCATTGGCATGGCTACATTACTTTTCTCCAGTCGGAGTAACTTCCTCCAGCTGCCAGAAATGAAATCAAGTCATCGGCCATCATTGTGGAGTATCTACACGTTTGATTCTCAAGGATGCATCCAATTCTGACAGAACTTTAGCTCCCTTTGCAGATGGGATTCAGTACGAAATCGAAACGGCTCCATCTGATCTTTGGGCGAACAACATTTACATGGGAGAGCCATGCGATGAATCAGAACGGGCGTGGAATAATCTTATACATCGTCAGTAGACTCGATTATAACATGAAGTATTCTTTCGGAAACTCATTTTATCTAGCAAATCGAGGACATGGCGTTAGACTTTACCGCGAGGAAGCTGCAAAGCTAGACATCAACAAGAGCATACTTTTACAGGACAACAACTTTGCTGTGATTCTTACCGTTCATCATAATCTTCACTGTCTGGTATGAGCTCCTTCTTACTAACAATAAAATGATTAAATGCTTACTACCCGGCGCCACTCTTTAGAGACGACTCCGACAGTCCATCTTTCCAGAACATTACTATGCCAATTGGACAGACGAAGATCGAGAAGATGATAGACATCACCAATGTAGGTTGGAATCCAATTCATGTTCGTCTACAGCAAAGAACTAACCACCCTTAGTACACTGTCTTGAATCTCTTCGTTCATCCATGATCTGCCAACCAGATCTAGCACCTCTCCCCTACTACTGGTCTGGTAATGTCAGACACGATATGAACGCAAGTCCGCAATCCAAACGTGAGTGTGTCAATTGGGATGTATTTTCTGAATATTTGAAGGGGAGAAGCTACAAAAGGTCTGAAATGATTCATGATTAATTCTGGGGAGTGTGTTTACTTTCGGTTGGGCTCATATATGCGAGTTGATCAATTAGTGTTTTTAGTATTGATAGCCATAATGTCTGTTCCTTGCATCTACTTGACTGCCATAATTTATCTTCTTAGTGCCATTTAAGAATTGGAAATTTAATTGGAAAGGGCCGGTCTCCATTGACAAATCGGAATCCCTCGGTAAGACACGTCGATTAACG is part of the Botrytis cinerea B05.10 chromosome 1, complete sequence genome and harbors:
- the Bcsam50 gene encoding Bcsam50, which gives rise to MTSPNGPKGALVESLLKTDPKSQEELEKAIAEKHMGYALEAAQRNGELIGNNSTKPVTISSIRLLGPSHTRRSFLDGIFDPLLSANRDAPYTLSEALQELSTATNKLRRHGIFHDDISMFIDKPDPAEPSSTPSDIDIYIRARERGVITLKTGTDLGNAEGSAYGNAQWRNIFGGAETLNFNAATGTRTRSAYQATFEAPILSDPDKRVAVDVLSSATSKPWASHEEVLKGGGLKYSWASGGGSTHQIGYSGVWRQVTGLAGNASPTVRNDAGDTVKSSISHTWLKDERNHPILPNQGYLVKSTSEIAGWGPLKGDVGFWKSEVESSGAVKVPGIPGASLTAGIRAGMLYPLGVGFGTAAKPSRINDRFQLGGPTDVRGFKIGGLGPRDRQDAVGGDVYAASSINLLLPLPRLDISTPLRLQLFANAGRLLALKSSETNTSKSVYGTVAEIGREIPSLAVGIGMVYAHPVARFELNFGLPIVVRKGEETRKGLQFGVGINFL
- the Bcubc6 gene encoding Bcubc6; translated protein: MASRAANKRLTREYKTISENPPPYIEAHPSESNILEWHYILTGPPDTPYHGGQYWGTLLFPPNYPFAPPSIKMHTPSGRFQPSTRLCLSISDFHPKSFNPAWEVSTILIGLLSFMTSEEMTTGSVNATKSERKWAASRSRWWNSTGGGSYKKDGTQKGNIKAGDGGAKFRSEWEELDKENWKWMKERGVDIVTGNEEKKDGEENGRDCSGIAMRRPGGSQAVVGAVVEGGREGRSWLQTHKYWIVGGVIFTYVMIARLLSEGHEL